In Anaerobranca californiensis DSM 14826, one genomic interval encodes:
- a CDS encoding glutamate mutase L — protein MKSILAVDCGSTTTKAILIELEGDTYRLKVRGEAPTTVEKPFEDVTKGVRNAVREVEELAGKVIMDEIGIITPSQGDKGVDLFLATSSAGGGLQMMVAGVVKKMTAESAQRAALGAGAIVMDTIAVDDGRLLYQKIERIRQLRPDMVLVAGGIDGGTKSHVVEIAEILAAADPKPRLGSGYKLPIIYCGNKDAREEVKELLNEKVDLRFVPNIRPVLEKEVLGPAREEIHNLFMEHVMAQAPGYKKLKGWTHAPIMPTPGAVGKIIQTVAEENDINVIGVDIGGATTDVFSMFDKTFNRTVSANLGMSYSICNVLVETGIENIMRWIPFEIDPYEIKNRIRNKMIRPTTIPHTLEDLIVEQGIAREALRLAFEHHKTLAVGLRGVQRQRSIGDAFQQTTGEETIIKMNELDMLIGSGGALSHAPRRVQSALMMMDAFGPEGITQLAVDSIFMMPQLGVLSTVHPKAATEVFERDCLIHLGTCVGATGNIKIGSPALKIRYSVNGKLMEEVVEGGSIKLIPCQDKLEVEIHPAVGIDVGNGKGKVLKKELRGGVCGIFLDCRGRPLTIASEPKQRAKQLLTWFKQVNLYPMISVG, from the coding sequence ATGAAATCCATCCTAGCAGTGGATTGTGGAAGTACCACTACAAAGGCAATATTGATTGAATTAGAAGGTGATACTTATAGGTTAAAGGTTAGGGGAGAAGCACCAACAACGGTTGAAAAACCCTTTGAAGATGTCACAAAGGGAGTAAGAAATGCCGTTCGGGAAGTGGAAGAACTGGCGGGTAAAGTGATAATGGATGAAATTGGAATAATTACACCTTCTCAAGGGGATAAAGGTGTAGACCTATTTTTAGCCACCAGTAGTGCCGGTGGAGGATTACAAATGATGGTAGCCGGTGTTGTCAAGAAAATGACGGCGGAAAGTGCCCAAAGGGCTGCTTTAGGGGCAGGGGCTATTGTTATGGATACCATAGCAGTAGATGATGGCAGGCTGTTATACCAAAAAATAGAGCGTATCCGCCAACTTAGGCCAGATATGGTTTTAGTGGCAGGGGGAATAGATGGAGGGACTAAATCCCATGTTGTGGAAATAGCAGAGATTTTAGCGGCAGCAGATCCCAAGCCGCGTTTGGGAAGTGGTTACAAACTGCCCATTATATACTGTGGAAATAAAGATGCCAGGGAAGAAGTAAAAGAACTATTAAATGAAAAGGTAGATTTAAGGTTTGTTCCGAACATCAGACCAGTATTGGAAAAAGAAGTTTTAGGCCCCGCAAGGGAGGAGATACATAACTTATTTATGGAACATGTTATGGCTCAGGCCCCTGGTTATAAAAAATTAAAGGGCTGGACCCATGCTCCGATAATGCCTACACCCGGTGCCGTAGGTAAAATAATTCAAACTGTAGCAGAAGAAAATGATATCAATGTAATTGGTGTGGATATTGGGGGAGCTACAACCGATGTATTTTCTATGTTTGATAAAACCTTTAACAGAACTGTCAGTGCTAATTTAGGAATGAGCTATAGTATTTGTAATGTTCTAGTGGAAACAGGGATAGAAAATATTATGAGATGGATACCCTTTGAAATTGACCCCTATGAAATAAAAAATCGCATCCGCAATAAAATGATCAGACCTACTACCATTCCCCATACATTAGAAGATTTAATTGTAGAACAGGGAATAGCAAGGGAAGCATTAAGGTTAGCCTTTGAACACCATAAAACTTTAGCAGTGGGTTTAAGGGGTGTACAAAGACAGCGAAGTATAGGTGATGCCTTCCAACAGACTACAGGGGAAGAAACGATTATTAAAATGAACGAACTAGATATGCTAATTGGCAGTGGTGGAGCACTTTCCCATGCCCCACGGAGGGTACAAAGTGCCTTAATGATGATGGATGCCTTTGGGCCTGAAGGGATTACCCAATTAGCAGTAGATAGCATTTTTATGATGCCTCAACTAGGGGTGTTGTCAACGGTTCATCCTAAAGCCGCCACTGAAGTTTTTGAAAGGGATTGCTTAATCCATCTCGGTACTTGCGTAGGGGCAACGGGAAATATTAAAATAGGTTCTCCAGCTTTAAAAATTAGATATAGTGTTAATGGTAAATTAATGGAAGAAGTAGTGGAAGGTGGAAGTATAAAACTAATTCCTTGTCAAGATAAACTAGAGGTAGAAATCCATCCGGCAGTTGGTATAGATGTAGGTAATGGTAAAGGTAAGGTTTTGAAAAAAGAATTAAGGGGTGGAGTATGTGGCATTTTCTTAGATTGTAGAGGAAGGCCATTAACTATTGCTTCTGAGCCCAAACAAAGGGCTAAACAATTATTAACTTGGTTTAAACAAGTCAATTTATATCCCATGATTAGTGTGGGTTAA